From the Bacteroidota bacterium genome, the window GATTTTCAAAGTAAAAAATGGAAATCTGTAAATGATGAAAACGATCCGTTTATTCATGAATATACTGACAATAAGATTTCTCAATTTCTTAAAGAACAACAAAGTAATATTCATGGCGATTATGGCGAAATATTTCTCACCAATAAATACGGCTCTCTTGTTGCTTCTACAGCAAAACTTTCAACCTATTCACATGCGCATAAATACTGGTGGAAAGGGGCTTATAATAATGGATTAGGAACTATATTTTTTGACGATCGAGGTTATGATGAAAGTGTTGGTGGATATGTTTTAGGAATAGTTATTCCTATCAAGGAAGGCAATGATATAATTGGGATATTAAAAGTAAACCTTAATATTTTAGGTGCAATAAGTGATTTGTTATTGAATTCGCAAGATAAGGATGTTGGAAAGTTCAAGCTTATTAGGAGTGGTGGTGAAGTTATTTTTGAAGAAGGACTTGCACCACTAAGTTCACGAATACCCAAATTGTTATATGATGAAATACAACAGAAAAATAAGCAAACGATACTGCTGAAAGATTCTGTTAAAAATTGGATGATAGGAATGTCGGAAATAGGACTAACTTCAAAGAATAATAAAGACTTTCTTTTTGGTGGCTCCTTCGAATCTATCGACCACAAAAAGGGAAATTCAGGAGAGTCTTGGTATATAATTAATTACCGAGATATGGACAACATTTTAGAGCCCATAAAAGACTCTACTTTCACAATATTAATTATCGGATTTATACTGATATTTGTTTTAGCTTTGGCTGCTTATATATTCGGGAAACACACAGCTAAACCTATAAAACAATTAATTGAACATAGTGAGAAAGTTGCTAAAACTGATTTTACTACCCAAATTAAAGTCTCCAGAAATGATGAAATCGGACTTTTGGGTGAGGCTTTCAATGAAATGACTAAAGGACTATATGAAACTACCACATCAATTGAAAATCTAAAATCGGAGGTTGAGCAACGAATTCTTGCAGAAGAAGCTTTAAAAGTACAATATGGACTTTTAGAGAGAATTATGAATAAGAGTCCATTCGGGATATACCTTATTAATCTAAATCATGAATTGGAATACATTAATCCTGTTATCAAAAAAGATTTTGGACCAGTCAATGGGCAAAAGTGTTATGAATATTTTCATGACAGAACAGAAAAATGCCCGCAAGAGTGGTGCTTGATCAAAGAGATTTCTGAAAGTAAATTTGTCCAAAGAGAACATTTTTTAGATAAAACTAATAAAACCTATATGCTTTTTAGCACTCTCATAAAAAATCCCAAAGGCAAAGTCTTAAAATATGAAATACTTCAAGACATTACAGAACAAAAAGAAGCGGAGCAGAAAATATTTAAACAAAATAAGGAATTACAAGAATTAAACGCCACAAAAGATAAATTCTTTTCAATTATTGCTCACGACCTTAGAAGTCCATTTAACACATTGTTAGGCTTTTCTAATTTACTTCATAAAGAATTTGATATATATGAAAAAGAAGAACAAAAGAAATATATAGACATTATTCATGGAGGGATTAACAACACCTTTAAATTACTTGAGAATCTGCTTATTTGGTCTTTATCACAAAAAGGGACTATCAATTTCAATCCTGAAAAAATGAACCTGTATTTAGTAGCCAATCATGAGATTGAATTGCTATCTCAAACGGCTAAAGATAAGTTGATAAGAAAAACAAATAATATATCTGAAGATATATATATTGAAGCAGATAAAAATATGCTTTCAACAATTATACGAAACATAATATCAAATGCTATAAAATTCAGCTTTGAGGGAGGTGAGATTATACTTAGTTCACGCCAAATTTCAACAAAAACAAATCAAGAATATATAGAAATTACAATTCAAGACTATGGCCTTGGAATTTCAAAAGAAATACAATCTAAATTATTTAATATTACTGAGAATACAACAAGAAAAGGAACGAAAAAAGAAAAAGGAACTGGTTTAGGC encodes:
- a CDS encoding HAMP domain-containing protein; this encodes MKYETKLSLQIFIIGTIILSIGFYTSYNYNYKTQLDYELGHTVKMINRVSSHFEQLLLEKTKTNQTLSIAPIIKNALISSNNDLSCLSEKERIQKIDFQSKKWKSVNDENDPFIHEYTDNKISQFLKEQQSNIHGDYGEIFLTNKYGSLVASTAKLSTYSHAHKYWWKGAYNNGLGTIFFDDRGYDESVGGYVLGIVIPIKEGNDIIGILKVNLNILGAISDLLLNSQDKDVGKFKLIRSGGEVIFEEGLAPLSSRIPKLLYDEIQQKNKQTILLKDSVKNWMIGMSEIGLTSKNNKDFLFGGSFESIDHKKGNSGESWYIINYRDMDNILEPIKDSTFTILIIGFILIFVLALAAYIFGKHTAKPIKQLIEHSEKVAKTDFTTQIKVSRNDEIGLLGEAFNEMTKGLYETTTSIENLKSEVEQRILAEEALKVQYGLLERIMNKSPFGIYLINLNHELEYINPVIKKDFGPVNGQKCYEYFHDRTEKCPQEWCLIKEISESKFVQREHFLDKTNKTYMLFSTLIKNPKGKVLKYEILQDITEQKEAEQKIFKQNKELQELNATKDKFFSIIAHDLRSPFNTLLGFSNLLHKEFDIYEKEEQKKYIDIIHGGINNTFKLLENLLIWSLSQKGTINFNPEKMNLYLVANHEIELLSQTAKDKLIRKTNNISEDIYIEADKNMLSTIIRNIISNAIKFSFEGGEIILSSRQISTKTNQEYIEITIQDYGLGISKEIQSKLFNITENTTRKGTKKEKGTGLGLILCKEFIDKHNGNIWVESEPNKGSKFIFTVPKKT